A single genomic interval of Aedes aegypti strain LVP_AGWG chromosome 1, AaegL5.0 Primary Assembly, whole genome shotgun sequence harbors:
- the LOC5569929 gene encoding ras-related protein Rab-35 isoform X4 — MKLLNRLITMSDDKVHNMFKVLIIGDSGVGKSSLLLRYADNKFPLKHQITIGVDFKIRTIKINDEHIKLQIWDTAGQERFRLITNSYYRGAHGVILVYDVTSMKSFQHVKRWLKEIQVNCTTGEVCKLLVGNKNDNPQLKMVPPRDAKAVADMHGMEFIESSAKECYNVEKVFTTIAKQILKQQLKEEGKEWTYAVEESIIISSDPRVENIKLQGPCC; from the exons ATGAAACTTCTCAATCGG CTCATCACCATGTCCGATGACAAGGTCCACAATATGTTCAAAGTGCTCATCATCGGCGATAGTGGAGTTGGTAAATCGTCCCTTCTGCTTCGGTACGCAGACAACAAGTTCCCGCTGAAGCATCAGATCACAATCGGAGTGGACTTTAAGATACGGACCATCAAGATCAACGATGAACATATCAAACTGCAAATCTGGGATACGGCCGGCCAGGAACGGTTCCGACTGATCACCAACAGCTACTATCGGGGAGCTCACGGAGTGATTTTGGTGTACGACGTGACCAGTATGAAATCGTTTCAGCATGTTAAACGGTGGCTGAAGGAGATACAGGTGAACTGTACCACCGGCGAAGTTTGCAAACTGCTGGTGGGGAACAAGAACGACAATCCCCAGCTGAAGATGGTACCGCCGAGGGATGCCAAAGCCGTGGCCGATATGCACGGGATGGAGTTCATCGAGTCGTCGGCCAAGGAGTGCTACAATGTGGAGAAAGTGTTCACGACTATTGCCAAGCAGATTTTAAAGCAACAGTTGAAAGAGGAAGGCAAGGAGTGGACCTATGCGGTGGAGGAATCTATAATAATAAGTAGTGACCCCAGGGTCGAGAACATTAAACTGCAAGGGCCATGCTGTTAG
- the LOC5569929 gene encoding ras-related protein Rab-35 isoform X2 has translation MFNIRYISSDLVAMKLLNRLITMSDDKVHNMFKVLIIGDSGVGKSSLLLRYADNKFPLKHQITIGVDFKIRTIKINDEHIKLQIWDTAGQERFRLITNSYYRGAHGVILVYDVTSMKSFQHVKRWLKEIQVNCTTGEVCKLLVGNKNDNPQLKMVPPRDAKAVADMHGMEFIESSAKECYNVEKVFTTIAKQILKQQLKEEGKEWTYAVEESIIISSDPRVENIKLQGPCC, from the exons ATG TTCAACATCAGGTACATCTCCAGTGATTTGGTAGCGATGAAACTTCTCAATCGG CTCATCACCATGTCCGATGACAAGGTCCACAATATGTTCAAAGTGCTCATCATCGGCGATAGTGGAGTTGGTAAATCGTCCCTTCTGCTTCGGTACGCAGACAACAAGTTCCCGCTGAAGCATCAGATCACAATCGGAGTGGACTTTAAGATACGGACCATCAAGATCAACGATGAACATATCAAACTGCAAATCTGGGATACGGCCGGCCAGGAACGGTTCCGACTGATCACCAACAGCTACTATCGGGGAGCTCACGGAGTGATTTTGGTGTACGACGTGACCAGTATGAAATCGTTTCAGCATGTTAAACGGTGGCTGAAGGAGATACAGGTGAACTGTACCACCGGCGAAGTTTGCAAACTGCTGGTGGGGAACAAGAACGACAATCCCCAGCTGAAGATGGTACCGCCGAGGGATGCCAAAGCCGTGGCCGATATGCACGGGATGGAGTTCATCGAGTCGTCGGCCAAGGAGTGCTACAATGTGGAGAAAGTGTTCACGACTATTGCCAAGCAGATTTTAAAGCAACAGTTGAAAGAGGAAGGCAAGGAGTGGACCTATGCGGTGGAGGAATCTATAATAATAAGTAGTGACCCCAGGGTCGAGAACATTAAACTGCAAGGGCCATGCTGTTAG
- the LOC5569929 gene encoding ras-related protein Rab-35 isoform X1 yields MLLWFQLLVVVNIIAASIYTLIVIILQFNIRYISSDLVAMKLLNRLITMSDDKVHNMFKVLIIGDSGVGKSSLLLRYADNKFPLKHQITIGVDFKIRTIKINDEHIKLQIWDTAGQERFRLITNSYYRGAHGVILVYDVTSMKSFQHVKRWLKEIQVNCTTGEVCKLLVGNKNDNPQLKMVPPRDAKAVADMHGMEFIESSAKECYNVEKVFTTIAKQILKQQLKEEGKEWTYAVEESIIISSDPRVENIKLQGPCC; encoded by the exons ATGCTTCTATGGTTTCAACTGCTCGTTGTTGTCAACATTATCGCAGCTTCTATTTACACTTTGATTGTAATTATTTTACAGTTCAACATCAGGTACATCTCCAGTGATTTGGTAGCGATGAAACTTCTCAATCGG CTCATCACCATGTCCGATGACAAGGTCCACAATATGTTCAAAGTGCTCATCATCGGCGATAGTGGAGTTGGTAAATCGTCCCTTCTGCTTCGGTACGCAGACAACAAGTTCCCGCTGAAGCATCAGATCACAATCGGAGTGGACTTTAAGATACGGACCATCAAGATCAACGATGAACATATCAAACTGCAAATCTGGGATACGGCCGGCCAGGAACGGTTCCGACTGATCACCAACAGCTACTATCGGGGAGCTCACGGAGTGATTTTGGTGTACGACGTGACCAGTATGAAATCGTTTCAGCATGTTAAACGGTGGCTGAAGGAGATACAGGTGAACTGTACCACCGGCGAAGTTTGCAAACTGCTGGTGGGGAACAAGAACGACAATCCCCAGCTGAAGATGGTACCGCCGAGGGATGCCAAAGCCGTGGCCGATATGCACGGGATGGAGTTCATCGAGTCGTCGGCCAAGGAGTGCTACAATGTGGAGAAAGTGTTCACGACTATTGCCAAGCAGATTTTAAAGCAACAGTTGAAAGAGGAAGGCAAGGAGTGGACCTATGCGGTGGAGGAATCTATAATAATAAGTAGTGACCCCAGGGTCGAGAACATTAAACTGCAAGGGCCATGCTGTTAG